DNA sequence from the Pleurocapsa sp. PCC 7319 genome:
CCCTGAAAACCTATCTCAATTAAGGAAGATGGCTTTGAATCTTCTATCAAACGAGAAGACCGCCAAGGTTGGTGTGGCTAATAAACGACTCAAAGCAGCTTGGGATAATCAATATCTGGCTAAAGTTTTAGGTCTTTAAAAACCCTCAATCATCTCTCGATAGACATTAAAATATTTGTTCTCTGAATCACGAGAATCAAACAGAATTTTGAGCTGTCAAAATTTGCCTTATATACCTCTATTTTTCTTGTATCAAGGTTATTTTGGCTTGTTTCAACTTATCAGATAAGTTGATTTTAATAATTTCATCCTAACTCTTTTTTTCTTCTAATTTAGATGCGTTCGCCCTAGGTTGTTGACCAAGCTCCAATCACATTGGTTCTACCCTGTCTTTTTCCATAGGTCAGACCATGTACTTTTTCTCCTTTAGGGGCATACCCATGGGTACGTTGTAAACGATGGCATAGTCCACTCTCATCTAGATAAACTCTCTGTTGTTCGGGATATTGTTCTATTTCCTTTAGATAAGCGTTTCGTTTTTCTTCATCTCGTTCTCGGTACTGCGGTGTCTTTTTTTTCGACTAATTTTCAAACGCTTGAGTGCCCGACATACAGTGTTTTCTTTCGCGCCAATGGCTTCTGCTATCTCTGCTTGATATGCATCAGGATTTTGTGCGACATAAGCTTTTAGTTTTTCATCATCCACTCTGAATCCACCTCGTTCTTTAGGATAAGTTGCCCCAAGCTCCCCCCTAGAGGCTCGCTTTGACCATCGAAGTATGCTGGTTCGGCTAACCCCCAGCATCTTGGATATCTCTGTCTTGCTTTTTCCTTCTTTTCCCAGCTCTAATGCACGTTGCCGCATGTCTAAAGAATATGCCATCTCTTGCTCCTATTTTCTTCTTAGAGGGCATTTTAATTTAACTTTAATCCTTTAGTGATTCAAACTTATTTCAGTTAGCTATATAAACGACGTGGATGGAAGATGTTTCCTCAGATTGAAAGGGTATACGTCAACAAAAAAGCTAGAAATGAACTCGGTTGGATACCCCGACATAATTTTAGTGATGTACTAAAGCGTCTGAAAGCCAATGAGAAACCACTAAGCGATTTAGCATACACAATCGGAGCAAAAGGATATCATTCGACGAAGTTTACCGATGCTCCTTACCCAGTTGAAGATGGAGTTTTATAAAAAAATTGTCAGGTCATTAACAATAAACATTAAGCAAATTTTAACGATAATTTAGTTTTATTTTTGCTTTCTGCTTTTTATGGGCAGAAGTTATTTTTTCATCGCGTGACTATTGCTGACGCTGGGGATAAATAAAATATTATTCTTAGCTTTTTTTATGCAGCCTATTGTCAAACGCCTCAGATTTAGTGAAAAAACTAGATATCAAATAATCAATATCAAAACCAAAACCCAGATTCCTACCTATGCTGCTATCTGCCGTTGGGGAATTTGCTATAGCTTAGCTCAAGATTCTGTTCAGCAAAAAGTTCTAGAGTCGCATTTTAAATTTTATAGTAAATTTGCTATAATTCAATGGTGATTATCAGTGACTAATTTGAATACGCCAATAATGCGACCTGTGCGATGGATGGGAAATTCCAAGAGAAATCTTTTACAATTTCCCCTGGAAGTCCGAAAAATTATTGGTGACGAACTGCAATTTATACAGTTCGGTGGTATGCCAAAGGATGCAAAACCGTTTAAAGGTATTGGTTCTGGAGTCTTTGAAATTGCCGTAAGATACAACAAGGAAGCCTACAGAACCGTTTTAGCTGTTCAATTAGGAGAAACAATTTATGTGCTTCATGCTTTTCATAAAAAATCTAAGAGTGGCATAAGTACCCCAAAAGAAGATATCGATTTGATTAGACGACGGTTAAAAGATGCTAAGGAGATTGCTAAAAATGACTGACAGTAAACAAATCGAGTTTGAAGAAAGTTCTGGTAACGTTTTTGCAGATCTAGGTCTGGAAAATTCTGATGAGTTGATGATCCGTGCGAAAATAGGTTTTCATGTAGCTTCACTGATCGAGGAATTAAAACAAAAAGAGGCAGCAAAAATTTTGGGGATTGCTCAACCAGATGTATCCCATTTAATGAATGGACATTTTAGTCGTTTTACTACTGATAAACTTCTAGATTTTCTCAGACGATTAGACCAGAAAGTAACAATTGAAATTAGCACTCGTAAAGACGGTGAGCCATACCAAGAGGTGGCTTTGAAAGCTTAAAGAAAAAACAAAAAGCTTGCGCTTGAGATAACCAAACTACTAACCAACCCTAGATTTGATGTTTAGTTATTCTCAAGACAAACAAACTCCCCTGGTAAATTCTGAACTCAAAAGCTCAGAACATCAGGGCAATCGCGATTACGAAGTTAGCCGAAGGCATCGCTCGCAAGAGCGTTTAATTCAAAGTCTTTTTCTTTTGCCTAACTATTGGAAACTCGTACCTTGTATCGATAAGCGACCTTTGGGTAGAAAGTGGCAAGATAATTATTATTCACCCCAAAGTTTGTTTCGCTCTTTGTCTCAAGAAGGTCAAGTGAGGGTCTGGTTCTAACGGATTTTGTGGATCAACCACTTTGAAGGGTTTGGCGACCGTTCATCGAGCTAGCAATCAACAAATTGTGAAGCCAATTGTGATGATAGCTAAAACCATTGAGATCGCTAAACGGCGATATCCGTGACGAGCATTTTGAGCGAGTTCTAGCTGCGTAGGGATGGAAATTCCAGATCAGTGCCATCGAACGTAGATATAATCTTGCCGACTCCTTGTCACCATGAAAGTATTGCATAGTGTAGAGTAAACGGTCTTGGTGATTCATCAACCGGTCTACCATATTGCTAGTGCGATGAGCTTGGGGAAATTGATAAGCGACTGTGAATTGAGCAGCACGACGGCATAATTGACGCATCTTGCTTAAAGTGCGTTTCCGTCTGATATGTTTTTTGCTCCAAATCAAAGCTAATCGTATTCCTTGCAAGAATTTAGCAGCAGTAGAGGATTTATAAGCTTTCCAGAGCAGAGCTTTGAGCTTGTTTCTTAAATTGCGATAACTGGGGCTTCCTTTCTGCACTTTTAGCACCGCGTGCAAAAAGCACAGTACCAAAGTCACCGTGGGAAATAGATTAAGCCAAGCCTGTTTAGTTCCGTCCCAAGCATCTGTATTGACTGTCACTGGGGTATAATTGGGGTCGAGAAGACGAGCTTCGGTTTGAAATTCTGCGTATCCTTTAGTTAAAGCTGGCGCACTAGCTGATTCGGTCAAGCTAACTCCCAAAATACAGCCAGATGCTACGGTAGTAGGAAGATAAACTCGTGAACCCCCTAACCAAGTATGTTTTTCATCCGCTACCAGATGTGGAGGCAGTTTTTGAGCGTCTTTGATTGTCGTTCCCACAATCGAGGCTCGACCTAAAGACAGGTAAATACGATACCAGTACATGGCATTACGACCGAAAACATAACTTAAAGCGTCAAAAGGCACACCAAATTGTCTTAAATACATTGGTTTGTCTATTTCGTCGGTTTTTCCTACCATATAAGGCATAATGAAGTCAGGACGCAATTGATAGACCTGCTGATTAGCTTTGAGCTTAATGCGGCGCATTGACAGTTCCTGTTTGCTGGAGACCACCCAATCATGAAAGCTGAACCCTGCTTCCATTTCTCTGGGAAAAATTTCAGGATACTTGGCATAAAGTTGCAGCAAATAGGCTCTATAATTGTGATTATTGGCGATTAGTTGTTGATATTGTTCTTCACTGCTAACGGGTAAACAAATACTTTTATCTCCTCTGATAGAAACTGCCATGCTTGAATTTTTACTGAAAATCAATTGATTGTTTGTTGACTTTATCTCAATTTGATTTCTTTTGTGCTTCAAGCCCCATTATCCTGAGTATTTCTACTACCCACAAAATCCGTTAGAACCAGATCTGGATTTGGTTTGTTACTCAAGAATTTTCTCGCTTCCCCTCGAATTGGCGAGAAGAAATTGAATTAGCAGAGCGAGTCGGTATTTCTCCTGTCTCTTGTTATGAAGTAGCATTAGCACACCAAAAAGGTAGACTAGAATTGCCTTGTAGCGTTCCCCTTTGGCTGGAAAATGCTCTCAACCCAACAGGTATTGAATTGCTTCCTCTAACTGCCAATATTGCCTTTCAAGCAGTCAGCTTGTCTCCCGTTCACCAAGACCCCTTCGACCGCCTGATTATTGCTACAGCTATCATCTATCAAG
Encoded proteins:
- a CDS encoding IS630 transposase-related protein, which encodes MAYSLDMRQRALELGKEGKSKTEISKMLGVSRTSILRWSKRASRGELGATYPKERGGFRVDDEKLKAYVAQNPDAYQAEIAEAIGAKENTVCRALKRLKISRKKRHRSTENEMKKNETLI
- a CDS encoding DndE family protein produces the protein MQPIVKRLRFSEKTRYQIINIKTKTQIPTYAAICRWGICYSLAQDSVQQKVLESHFKFYSKFAIIQW
- a CDS encoding type II toxin-antitoxin system RelE/ParE family toxin; amino-acid sequence: MRPVRWMGNSKRNLLQFPLEVRKIIGDELQFIQFGGMPKDAKPFKGIGSGVFEIAVRYNKEAYRTVLAVQLGETIYVLHAFHKKSKSGISTPKEDIDLIRRRLKDAKEIAKND
- a CDS encoding helix-turn-helix domain-containing protein, encoding MTDSKQIEFEESSGNVFADLGLENSDELMIRAKIGFHVASLIEELKQKEAAKILGIAQPDVSHLMNGHFSRFTTDKLLDFLRRLDQKVTIEISTRKDGEPYQEVALKA
- a CDS encoding type II toxin-antitoxin system VapC family toxin, whose amino-acid sequence is MWIWFVTQEFSRFPSNWREEIELAERVGISPVSCYEVALAHQKGRLELPCSVPLWLENALNPTGIELLPLTANIAFQAVSLSPVHQDPFDRLIIATAIIYQAKLASIDGLFSQYPEINPNLMQ